Proteins encoded in a region of the Clostridium beijerinckii genome:
- a CDS encoding DODA-type extradiol aromatic ring-opening family dioxygenase, whose amino-acid sequence MIKPLFLAHGSPMMAIEQSVYTKFLNDLGRSINPKAIVVFTAHWTTETLTISASDAIYDTVYDFYGFPEELYKIKYPARGSSTIATKIKNKLINSGIDVKTDLTRGLDHGAWTLLKHLYPKANIPVIQVSINYTLPIEQQIKIGNAIKELGSEDILILGSGNTVHNLRLVNFDSKAIDSWSKEFDDWLIDKIGNKDMNALNNYKKYAPHANLAVPTADHLVPLFIALGSSSELTPRVIFRDYQLGNLSYLCYEF is encoded by the coding sequence ATGATTAAACCTTTATTTTTAGCTCATGGTTCACCTATGATGGCAATTGAGCAAAGCGTGTATACTAAATTTTTAAATGACCTTGGAAGATCTATTAATCCTAAAGCTATAGTTGTGTTCACAGCCCATTGGACAACTGAAACACTTACTATTTCTGCTTCTGATGCTATATATGATACTGTGTATGATTTTTATGGATTTCCAGAAGAACTCTATAAAATTAAATACCCTGCACGAGGTTCTAGCACTATTGCAACAAAAATTAAAAATAAATTAATAAATTCAGGTATTGATGTAAAAACAGATTTAACAAGGGGCCTAGATCACGGTGCATGGACTCTTTTAAAGCATCTTTATCCGAAAGCAAATATACCAGTTATTCAAGTTTCTATAAATTATACTCTACCTATTGAGCAGCAAATTAAAATAGGTAATGCCATCAAAGAGCTTGGTTCTGAAGATATTTTAATTCTTGGAAGTGGAAATACAGTTCATAATCTAAGATTAGTTAATTTTGATAGTAAGGCAATTGATTCTTGGTCTAAAGAATTTGATGATTGGTTAATTGACAAGATAGGAAACAAGGACATGAATGCCCTTAATAACTATAAAAAATATGCTCCTCATGCTAACTTAGCAGTTCCAACTGCAGATCATCTTGTCCCATTATTTATAGCTTTAGGCAGTAGTTCTGAATTAACCCCTAGAGTTATATTTAGAGATTACCAATTAGGAAACTTAAGTTATCTTTGCTATGAATTTTAG
- a CDS encoding DUF429 domain-containing protein — translation MSKGSASRIFNVPCRQVVYMPNYEISNEKNKETLGKRIRSQSFEIFNKIKEMNEFLNKSQIRKTINTKEYRKI, via the coding sequence ATATCTAAAGGGAGTGCATCAAGAATATTTAATGTTCCTTGCAGACAAGTGGTATATATGCCAAACTATGAAATTTCAAATGAGAAGAATAAAGAAACACTAGGAAAAAGAATAAGAAGCCAATCCTTCGAAATATTTAACAAAATTAAAGAAATGAATGAATTCTTAAATAAATCACAAATAAGAAAAACAATAAATACTAAAGAATATAGAAAAATATAG
- a CDS encoding rhomboid family protein has protein sequence MYKNEIEIIMKSFTQYKDFIPLCDEENKVRTDEKDNIMIKDYFGTMIVLELINGDLFSEEEIRQYFIDVKENLLNIDKNKIVYSFGIFIFENDPPIDKVKIIEDNQVNKVKGKKYLRSIVVNLEKQSVVSHSKTKRDEFGVKKHLNKYFSEYKKSDNSLISFEDIVEKKKLESRIEFKSEKPTITYILIALNLLVFAIMGLYSWDSGTDYNALLLQFGSKENGHILQGEYWRFIAPIFLHANIVHVALNCYSLYFIGILAERVFGKAKFIAIYFAAGILGNIFSFAFNSSPGVGASGAIFGLFGAILFICIEKPALFKSGLGVNIVGVICANLFYGFTKSGIDNFAHLGGLIGGLIFAGIFNESKKRLWYFNRYAYLLLALIITSATVFWGFNNTQSKTTRLVTQLEQNFKAQNWKEVEKTSKEILASNPSKDINTYALKCIINSDIFLMKYDAAVNYSKNLEQLDQKDGHYFLGIVYYNAKNFDLARQELLKAKSLGANYNNIDEILKSMK, from the coding sequence ATGTATAAAAATGAAATTGAAATAATAATGAAGAGCTTTACTCAATATAAGGATTTTATACCTTTATGTGATGAAGAAAACAAAGTAAGAACAGATGAAAAAGATAATATAATGATAAAAGATTATTTTGGCACAATGATTGTGCTGGAATTAATAAATGGAGACTTGTTTTCAGAAGAGGAAATAAGACAATATTTCATAGATGTGAAAGAAAATCTTTTAAACATTGATAAAAATAAAATTGTATATTCTTTCGGGATATTTATTTTTGAAAATGACCCACCAATAGATAAAGTTAAGATTATTGAAGATAACCAGGTCAATAAAGTAAAAGGTAAAAAATATTTAAGAAGCATAGTTGTGAATCTTGAAAAGCAAAGTGTTGTGAGCCATTCTAAAACTAAAAGGGATGAGTTTGGGGTAAAAAAACATTTAAATAAGTATTTTAGTGAATATAAGAAAAGTGATAATTCACTTATAAGCTTTGAGGACATTGTAGAGAAAAAGAAATTAGAATCCAGAATTGAGTTTAAGAGTGAAAAACCAACAATTACATATATATTAATTGCATTAAATCTTTTAGTATTTGCAATAATGGGGTTATATTCATGGGACTCAGGTACAGATTACAATGCACTACTATTGCAATTTGGAAGTAAAGAAAATGGTCATATATTGCAAGGAGAATATTGGAGATTTATAGCACCAATATTTTTACATGCGAACATAGTTCACGTAGCTTTAAATTGTTACTCATTATATTTTATAGGAATTCTAGCTGAAAGAGTTTTTGGAAAAGCTAAGTTTATAGCTATATATTTTGCGGCAGGAATTTTGGGTAATATATTTAGTTTCGCATTTAATTCAAGTCCTGGAGTGGGAGCATCAGGAGCTATCTTTGGATTATTTGGAGCTATACTTTTTATATGTATAGAGAAACCTGCATTATTTAAGTCTGGATTAGGAGTAAACATTGTTGGAGTAATATGCGCAAACTTATTTTATGGATTTACTAAATCAGGAATAGATAATTTTGCACATTTAGGAGGACTTATAGGAGGATTAATTTTTGCAGGAATTTTCAATGAATCGAAAAAGAGGTTATGGTATTTTAATAGATATGCCTACTTATTACTAGCGCTTATAATAACATCAGCAACAGTTTTTTGGGGATTTAATAATACTCAAAGTAAAACAACAAGATTAGTAACTCAACTAGAACAAAATTTTAAAGCGCAAAATTGGAAAGAGGTTGAAAAAACTTCTAAGGAAATTTTGGCATCAAATCCATCTAAGGATATAAACACTTATGCTTTAAAATGCATTATTAATTCAGATATCTTTTTAATGAAATACGATGCTGCTGTTAACTATTCAAAAAACTTAGAACAATTAGACCAAAAAGATGGGCATTACTTTTTGGGAATAGTATATTATAATGCAAAAAATTTTGATTTAGCAAGACAAGAGCTACTTAAAGCGAAATCTCTTGGAGCTAATTATAATAATATAGATGAAATACTAAAAAGTATGAAGTAA
- a CDS encoding methyl-accepting chemotaxis protein, with the protein MFIKTIKSKLIILISILLLVVSTGFGIISYINASNALISNITKTLPEIAIQASNTVQANLDNQLNSLEVTAKTASLNNDTPDKLMTILKAEAKRNGSIKMGYADMNGNIIYTTGEQTNIKDTTYFKKSMSGENFINDPEVNEGKTAMTMVYSVPIKNDDSIIGVLVSVRDGMELSEMIKKISFGKTGSAYMINSQSNSIAYKDSSMPLNQYNSIREAEKDPSLKGIADMQKRMIAGETGLNLYTFGGKESYGGFAPIEKEKWSVVVILEKSELLSELNSLKFSIALTSILFLIIGILVIYIISNRLSKRIRYASNSLNILATGNFTNKISEKYLYIKDEIGDIANSMNTMQNSIGDMIKISKDSSLIIDENSGNLSTISQNMVLSSNNVANSMQEVAIGINSQANNLMEITTILNIFSSKLEDIVINTKDIDKNTIIMNELANNSSSSMKLLMDTVSSISISFKNLSNKIITFSSNIKEINNIVQIINSIADQTNLLALNASIEAANAGEAGKGFGVVANEVKALAEQTKSSSQNISKLVSDISNNTNVIKDDTNSMTTELNNQVSIINETINSFENIIDVIKTVIPKVQTVNVATIEINKEKDDILDKIESTSAIAEEISASSEEISASTDEMYKLSNEVAKASATLNNMTKKLITEQNKFIV; encoded by the coding sequence ATGTTTATAAAAACTATAAAATCAAAATTAATTATTCTGATAAGTATATTACTCTTAGTTGTAAGCACTGGATTTGGAATTATTTCTTATATTAATGCATCTAACGCTTTAATATCAAATATTACAAAGACATTACCAGAAATAGCTATTCAGGCTTCTAATACTGTTCAGGCTAATTTAGATAATCAATTAAATTCACTAGAAGTTACTGCTAAGACTGCTTCATTAAACAATGATACTCCAGATAAATTAATGACCATTTTAAAAGCTGAAGCAAAGAGAAATGGTAGTATTAAAATGGGATACGCTGATATGAATGGAAACATTATATATACTACTGGTGAACAAACTAATATAAAAGATACTACTTATTTTAAGAAATCAATGTCTGGAGAAAATTTTATTAATGATCCTGAAGTTAATGAAGGCAAAACTGCAATGACAATGGTATATTCAGTACCAATAAAAAATGATGACTCAATTATAGGCGTGTTAGTATCAGTTAGAGATGGAATGGAACTTAGTGAGATGATTAAGAAGATCTCTTTTGGTAAAACTGGAAGTGCCTATATGATTAACAGTCAAAGCAATAGTATTGCTTATAAGGATTCAAGTATGCCATTAAATCAATATAATTCTATAAGAGAAGCAGAAAAAGATCCTAGTCTAAAAGGTATCGCTGATATGCAAAAGAGAATGATAGCTGGTGAAACTGGTTTGAATTTATATACTTTTGGTGGAAAAGAATCTTATGGAGGCTTTGCTCCAATTGAAAAAGAAAAATGGTCTGTAGTTGTTATTTTAGAAAAATCGGAACTTTTATCAGAACTCAACTCTCTAAAATTCTCAATAGCCCTTACATCTATATTATTTTTGATTATTGGAATTCTTGTAATTTATATTATTTCCAATAGACTATCTAAAAGAATTAGATATGCTTCTAATTCCTTAAATATATTGGCTACTGGAAATTTCACTAATAAGATAAGTGAAAAATATTTATACATTAAAGATGAAATTGGTGATATAGCTAACTCTATGAATACTATGCAGAACTCAATTGGAGATATGATTAAAATATCTAAGGACAGTTCCCTAATAATTGATGAAAACTCAGGTAATTTATCAACTATATCTCAAAACATGGTCTTATCTTCTAATAATGTAGCGAATTCAATGCAAGAGGTAGCAATTGGAATTAATTCTCAAGCGAATAATCTAATGGAAATCACTACAATCTTAAATATCTTCAGTAGTAAACTTGAAGATATTGTAATTAACACTAAAGATATAGATAAAAATACAATAATAATGAATGAACTTGCAAATAATAGCAGCTCAAGCATGAAGTTATTAATGGATACAGTAAGCAGCATAAGCATATCCTTTAAAAATTTATCTAATAAAATTATTACTTTTAGCAGCAATATAAAAGAAATAAATAATATAGTACAAATCATTAATTCAATAGCAGATCAAACTAACTTATTAGCATTAAATGCATCTATAGAAGCTGCAAATGCTGGTGAAGCTGGTAAGGGTTTTGGAGTGGTAGCAAATGAAGTAAAAGCCTTGGCAGAACAAACAAAGTCTTCATCTCAAAATATTAGTAAATTAGTATCTGATATCTCTAATAATACTAATGTAATAAAAGATGATACAAATAGCATGACCACAGAACTTAACAATCAAGTTAGCATTATAAATGAAACTATAAACTCATTTGAAAATATAATTGATGTTATTAAAACCGTAATTCCAAAAGTACAAACTGTAAATGTGGCAACTATAGAAATAAATAAAGAAAAGGATGATATTCTTGATAAGATTGAAAGTACATCTGCTATAGCCGAAGAAATATCAGCTTCATCTGAAGAAATATCTGCTTCTACTGACGAAATGTACAAGCTATCTAATGAAGTTGCAAAAGCTTCTGCTACCTTAAATAATATGACAAAGAAATTAATCACTGAACAAAATAAATTTATAGTTTAA
- a CDS encoding MarR family winged helix-turn-helix transcriptional regulator — MTKKDNRELILNMVNFYSLFNVEFIDLIPDLTNTEITPLLSKILNFIHFEGTTTASRISKKLNISVPNTSRSINALYNLGYLIKKQDEKDKRIVYLSLSNKSLNLISSVAATGEDIFLERFNVLSNEEIAELSQSLLKAQNLIIKMRDLYEDKKTMK, encoded by the coding sequence ATGACTAAAAAAGATAATAGAGAATTAATTTTAAATATGGTTAACTTTTATAGTTTATTTAATGTTGAGTTTATAGATCTCATTCCAGACCTAACTAATACAGAAATCACTCCCCTTCTTTCAAAAATACTGAATTTTATTCATTTTGAAGGTACTACTACAGCATCAAGAATAAGTAAAAAATTAAACATATCTGTACCAAATACAAGCAGAAGTATTAATGCTTTATATAATCTTGGTTACTTGATAAAAAAACAAGATGAAAAAGATAAAAGAATTGTTTATTTATCACTATCAAATAAATCATTAAATCTTATTTCATCTGTTGCTGCAACTGGAGAGGATATTTTTTTAGAACGATTTAATGTTCTTTCTAATGAAGAAATAGCTGAGTTATCTCAATCACTATTAAAAGCTCAGAACTTGATTATAAAAATGCGAGATCTATATGAAGATAAGAAAACTATGAAATAA
- a CDS encoding CAP domain-containing protein, translating to MRKNGLRRIVTTVIAATTIGSFSSLGVSAATINSNINDYNNVNINNLLNTNSLMNTFNANNASNTDAVSKSGTNATSVNVQGLPNLPTNYSISMQNSAEDKILQLMNEKRKEAALQPLTIDNTLVQVARYKSDDMIQNNFFDHTNPDGTKWTNWLHTIGYTYTTAGENIAYNTSDPVELFNQWWNSPGHRANMMNEKYTKVGIGVIYGNNKYMGTQEFSN from the coding sequence ATGAGAAAGAATGGTTTAAGAAGAATAGTAACTACAGTTATTGCAGCTACAACAATAGGAAGTTTCTCATCATTAGGAGTATCTGCAGCAACAATTAATTCAAATATTAACGATTATAACAATGTAAATATAAATAATCTTTTAAATACAAATTCACTTATGAATACGTTTAATGCAAATAACGCTAGTAATACAGATGCAGTTTCAAAAAGCGGCACAAATGCAACATCAGTAAATGTACAGGGGTTACCTAATCTGCCGACAAATTATTCAATCAGCATGCAAAATTCTGCTGAGGATAAAATTCTTCAATTAATGAATGAAAAAAGAAAAGAAGCTGCTCTTCAGCCATTAACTATAGATAATACGTTAGTGCAAGTTGCGCGATATAAGAGTGACGACATGATTCAAAATAATTTCTTTGATCACACAAATCCAGACGGAACAAAGTGGACAAACTGGTTACACACAATAGGCTATACTTATACTACAGCGGGAGAGAATATTGCATATAACACTTCTGACCCAGTTGAATTATTTAATCAATGGTGGAACTCACCAGGTCATAGAGCAAATATGATGAATGAAAAATACACTAAGGTTGGTATAGGTGTAATCTACGGAAATAACAAATACATGGGAACACAAGAATTCTCAAACTAA